The Electrophorus electricus isolate fEleEle1 chromosome 8, fEleEle1.pri, whole genome shotgun sequence genome contains the following window.
TTTGCCCACAAGGAGTTCACAAGGAAAAAGCTCCGAAGAACGTTTTCCCgttttctccctctatctcgGGCAGCCTTTCCGTATCCATCCTAGTGCACAAGCGATCTCCGGCCTGCAGTCTGAACACGGCCCCGAGATACACTGCGGTGAACCACGACTCTCCGCTGTCGTCACTTTGAGCGGGGGCGCGCTCGCACACCGACCGCACGGTGCTCAGCAGCGGCTTCCAACTGTCGTACGAGCCAGACCAGCATGACACCTCGTGGCTCAAGTGAACAACGTCATGGTCGGAGGGATGATCTGGGTCTGTTGTGCAGCTAACGTGATAGGTGGCCTGGCTGTAGACAAAGTACAAGCCGTTCCGGGGGATGTGGATCTGGTTGTCTTTCAGCTGTAGCCCACCTTCGGCGAAAGAGTGATCTTCGTTGTCTCGCCACTCTACGGACGTATTGGATACTTCTGAGTTGTAATCACCTTTGTTGGGAATTTAAAATATGGTTAATATGCAAATTACACATGTTTTCTCTGAATGAAAGGAACAAATCTGTCAGCAAATCCTTACTTTAGACAGTGTGGATTCCTTTTAAACATAAGGCATGTGACATTTGTATTGCAGGCCAAACCTTACCTGATAAATGAATTGCAGTCTTGGCATTCCCAGAtatctctctcagtgtgtgccTAATGTCTGAttggaggaaaagaaagaactCTGTTAACTGCCTGAAATCCCAGCAGCAAGACGAAAACACTCTAGTGGCCAATGAACCGAACAAGCATGCAACTGAACTCACCATACGCTTCCTCGGCATTTCTGTGCAtctgttaaaagaaaaagaagcgaAAATAGAAAGCTTGTTATTACCCAGCTAATCTTTGACTTGCTATGCAGTGCAGTGCATCCACAAGGTGTGTTTTCTAGGTGTTTCTCTGACATGAAACTCACCGTGTTGAGGGCGAAGCAGAGGGAAGCCGCGAAGCACAGACTCACTGCAAACAGGACCCCACACAGGTTCCAGCTGACAGAGCACGCACGGCTGGCATGCTTCTCTCTCCTGACTGTGGCCTGCGCAGGGCTCAGCACTGCCCCTTGCACTTCCAGAATGACCTCCTTGTCACTGGCCATTGGTGATGTGTTTAATAATCCCTCCTTTGTAGGAATGTAGTCCAAGACTTAGTTTTCTTTACAGAGGTTTAACTGCAGCCGCTGTGGATAAAGTGATGGTAATCG
Protein-coding sequences here:
- the tnfa gene encoding tumor necrosis factor a (TNF superfamily, member 2), with protein sequence MASDKEVILEVQGAVLSPAQATVRREKHASRACSVSWNLCGVLFAVSLCFAASLCFALNTMHRNAEEAYDIRHTLREISGNAKTAIHLSGDYNSEVSNTSVEWRDNEDHSFAEGGLQLKDNQIHIPRNGLYFVYSQATYHVSCTTDPDHPSDHDVVHLSHEVSCWSGSYDSWKPLLSTVRSVCERAPAQSDDSGESWFTAVYLGAVFRLQAGDRLCTRMDTERLPEIEGENGKTFFGAFSL